The Chrysiogenia bacterium sequence CCCAGGCATTGTTGGCCCAGATTGCGCCGGTCACCAGGTTGAGGGTCATGAACGGCAGGCCGATGAGCACGGCCTTGTAGCTCCAGTCGTCAACGATGCGCGCGGCGGGCAGCTTCTCGGCAATTTTCTCCCCGCGCCAGTCGATGAGCATCACGAACAGCGTGCCCAGCCAGACCAGCACCACGAGGCCCACCAGGTAGGAATTGACGTTCCACTTGAAGAGCGAAATTTCCGGGCGCATGGGAATCGGGTGCGTGGTTTTCGCAAAATAGATTGCCTGCACCATGCCCACGGTGTGCGCCAGGAAAGCGCCAATGAGCGCCGGACGCTGAAAGCGCAGGAGGTCCTTGTTCTTTTTGGCCGCAAAATAAAGCCCCGCGGCCACCGCGTAGAGAACCAGCGCTACGAGGAAGAGCTGCCCGGCATAGGGAACCGGAAGCGGCGCATCGACGAGCTCGCCGGTGCCGATGATGGTCGGCTTCTTGAGCGGGAACTCGGCGTGGAAGAGCACATCCCCGCCGCCGTAGGACAGGAATGTGATCGCGGCGAAAATCGAATAGACCATCGTCATGAACGCGGCGGGCAGCTTGTCCTTGATGAGATACAGGATGGCAAAGCCAAAAGCCGTCATGAAGGACGCATAGGCGATGCTCGCGCAGGCGACGTGGAACTGGATCCAGCGGCTCTGCAGCGCGGGCATGAGCTGGGGGATTTCCTTGCTCGCCGGCATGGAGAACGCGGCCAGGCCCATCATGATGACGGCCGCCGGCAGCACGAAGGCGCCCGCCGACTTGTTCTGGCTGCGCCACTCGAAGACCAGATACACGACGACGATGCCCCACGCGAAGAAGAGCAGGGATTCATAGAGGTTCGTCCACGGCGGCTGCGCCCAGCCGGAGATCGTCCAGCGCACCAGCATGCCCGAGGTATGCATGGCCGCGCCGATCCAGGTCAGGAAACTGCCAAGGTGGGCGGGAAGTTCCGTGCTGCGAATCAGGTGCGTCATGTAAAAGACGAAACCGAACATGTAGATGAAAGCAGCGCCGCTGAGCAGCGCGTCGGCGAACTCGAAGCGTGCCGAATCGACGCCCTCGCTCGAGAGGGTCAGCCCGTAGGCGATCAGCCCCGCGCCGATGATGGCGGCTGCGATGTCGAGCGCCTTCCAGGGCACGCGGTTGTCAAAATCAGAAGTGGTTCCAGCGGTTGCGGTCTCTGCCATGTTCGTCCTCACTCTTGCGGCGCCGGGGTTGGATTCTTGGTGCTTTTCTTGGTCGCCGCAGGAAATTTCTCTTCGAGCTCTTCGAAGAACCGGCTCGTCGTCTGCTCAAAGGCCAGACGCTTCTTGTGCACGATGGCTGTAAACGACACGCCCTCCGGCGTGATACGCATCCAAGCATTCTTGTGGGAGAGGCTAAATGCCAGCAGCATGCCCAGAATCATGAGCGAACTGCCAAACCACACAATCCACACGCCGGGGTCCTTGGCCACCTGCAGGCCGGTAAAGAACACCCGTTCGATCTTCTTGAGCCGCAGCACGTGGCGCGCGCCGCGTCCGAGGTCTTTTTCCGGATAGTGCTGGAGCACGCCGAAACGGTCGATTTCTTTGCCCTCGTCGTCGAGGCTGGCAACGCTCACCGCCGGCCCGAGGTCCCCGTCGCGGTCGATCAGGGTGATCATGTCGTAGCCCACGGGCACATAGCGGATGGGGTCGCCGTCGAGCTCGATTGAATCGCCCAGCTCCACGGTCAGCTCTTTGGCGGCCTGGGTCTCATTGTCGAGGGCCGTCATGTGGATGACCGGGTGTTCGACGCTCTCCCGGGTGACGTCGATTCCGTCGAGGCGAAAGGCGTAGCGGGCCCCGCGTTCGTTGTCGAAACCCGGATAGTGCTGGAGCAGCATGATGCTGCCGAGTTTCTCGCCATGGGGGTCGACCTGCTGAAGGCTCACCGTCGGTCCCAAGGGCAGGGTGACCTTGTCTTCGACCTTCACGTCCTCTTCGAAGAACTTCACCGCGTAGGAATTCTCGGCGCCGATGAGCTTGATGGGCTCGTCCTTGCGCGCGACGATGGGAATCACCTCGCCGGTCTGGGTGTCGAGTGCTTCCATGTGGAAGACGGGATCGCCTTCGTCGTAGCTCGCCTGGTAGAAGGTGTAGCCCCCGTAGCGCAGCGGGCTGTTGACCTCGATGTGCTCGGTCAGCTTCTCGCGCCCTCCTTCGAGAATCGTCAGCGTACTGCGGAAGAGCTTGGGGCGCTTGGTCTTCTCGCCGGTGCGCGGATCGTCGTAGAACTGCACTTCGAAGTCGTCGCAGCGCACGGCAAAGGGCATGGGGTCCATGAAGGTGTTGAGCTCGCCCCGCGGGGTGATCTCGGCAATGCGCGTGACGGTATCGCGGGCCTGTCCCTCGCGCAGGAACATCTGCCCGGCGGTAAAGCCCAGGAAGTTGCCCAGCACTGCGCCGCCGGCGGTAATTAGAATTCCCGCGTGGACGAAGTAGACGCCCATGCGCGTCCAGCGCCCGCGGTTGCTGTAGAGGACGACTTCGTCCTCTCCCACGTGGGAGACCTTCGGGCTGCCGAAGAAACTGGAGAAGAGCCCCTGCAGCTCGGCGAGCTTTGCCTTTGCGCCGGGCAGGTCCCAGTTGCGCGTGAACGGGCCGCCGCGAAAGCGCGAGGCCGGGGGCACGGGCTCGTCAAAAGAGAATTCCTTGTGAATGCGCG is a genomic window containing:
- the ccsB gene encoding c-type cytochrome biogenesis protein CcsB: MAETATAGTTSDFDNRVPWKALDIAAAIIGAGLIAYGLTLSSEGVDSARFEFADALLSGAAFIYMFGFVFYMTHLIRSTELPAHLGSFLTWIGAAMHTSGMLVRWTISGWAQPPWTNLYESLLFFAWGIVVVYLVFEWRSQNKSAGAFVLPAAVIMMGLAAFSMPASKEIPQLMPALQSRWIQFHVACASIAYASFMTAFGFAILYLIKDKLPAAFMTMVYSIFAAITFLSYGGGDVLFHAEFPLKKPTIIGTGELVDAPLPVPYAGQLFLVALVLYAVAAGLYFAAKKNKDLLRFQRPALIGAFLAHTVGMVQAIYFAKTTHPIPMRPEISLFKWNVNSYLVGLVVLVWLGTLFVMLIDWRGEKIAEKLPAARIVDDWSYKAVLIGLPFMTLNLVTGAIWANNAWGTYWQWDPKETWALITWLTYAAYIHMRMARGWSGRKASSLAIAGFGVVIFTYLGVNLFLSGLHSYGSPG
- a CDS encoding cytochrome c biogenesis protein ResB, translated to MTNSGAPTAARKEEAPWIWRFFANVKLGVFWLIVLALLSILGTIIPQTTGAVDSLQGYLARIGPERAELFDKLGLLNVYHAWWFNLVLALMCTSIVVASIDRWPRIHKEFSFDEPVPPASRFRGGPFTRNWDLPGAKAKLAELQGLFSSFFGSPKVSHVGEDEVVLYSNRGRWTRMGVYFVHAGILITAGGAVLGNFLGFTAGQMFLREGQARDTVTRIAEITPRGELNTFMDPMPFAVRCDDFEVQFYDDPRTGEKTKRPKLFRSTLTILEGGREKLTEHIEVNSPLRYGGYTFYQASYDEGDPVFHMEALDTQTGEVIPIVARKDEPIKLIGAENSYAVKFFEEDVKVEDKVTLPLGPTVSLQQVDPHGEKLGSIMLLQHYPGFDNERGARYAFRLDGIDVTRESVEHPVIHMTALDNETQAAKELTVELGDSIELDGDPIRYVPVGYDMITLIDRDGDLGPAVSVASLDDEGKEIDRFGVLQHYPEKDLGRGARHVLRLKKIERVFFTGLQVAKDPGVWIVWFGSSLMILGMLLAFSLSHKNAWMRITPEGVSFTAIVHKKRLAFEQTTSRFFEELEEKFPAATKKSTKNPTPAPQE